The following coding sequences are from one Salvia hispanica cultivar TCC Black 2014 chromosome 3, UniMelb_Shisp_WGS_1.0, whole genome shotgun sequence window:
- the LOC125213727 gene encoding general negative regulator of transcription subunit 3-like isoform X2 encodes MGASRKLQGEIDRVLKKVQEGVDVFDSIWNKVYDTDNANQKEKFEADLKKEIKKLQRYRDQIKTWIQSSEIKDKKVSASYEQALMDARKQIEREMERFKICEKETKTKAFSKEGLGQQPKTDPKEKAKSETRDWLNNVVSELENQIDNFEAEIEGLTVKKGKTRPARLTHLEESITRHKAHIMKLELILRLLDNDELSPEEVNDVKDFLDDYVERNQEDFDEFSDVDELYSSLPLDKVESLEDLVTGPPSLVKGVTASSAVITMKTSLAATPVQTSATTPATIQQVTSTLDQLDDTVFQDDAVARTSPSKGSDLSSPAPQTPPAGLATPGITSVVSVSSPVAVPSATKEEDITNFPGRRSSPALAETGLRALGRGGLPGQPASNILPSSGNTISSNGALGAVPLLSEMGKRNILGSDDRPGSSDMVQALASPLSNRAVMPQTAKSSDGLGSSDPGSVNDSAVGGSRVFSSPVVPGMQWRPGNSFQNQNEPGQFRGRTEIAPDQREKYIQRFQQVQLHGQNNLLGMPSISGGKQYSAQQQNILLQQFNAQSSSITPQLGLGAGVQASGINSVTTSASLQPQPSAIHQPANQQTIISSTPKDAENVLNKAEEMQQQQSLAEDSSADSAVNSGLGKTLVAEDELKSYALDASAAVASGSIAEPSQVIREIDLSPGQPLQSASSSGSLGVIGRRSVSDLGIIGDNISASTPNSGGMHDQSYNLQMLEAAYYRLPQPKDSERAKTYTPRHPAATPPSYPQVQAPIVNNPAFWERLGADTYGTDTLFFSFYYQQNTYQQYLAARELKKQSWRYHRKYNTWFQRHEEPKVATDDFEQGTYVYFDFHIASDEQHGWCQRIKTEFTFEYSYLEDDLII; translated from the exons GTTAGTGCCTCTTATGAGCAGGCTCTGATGGATGCTCGAAAGCAAATTGAGCGTGAAATGGAACGATTTAAGATAtgtgaaaaagaaacaaaaacaaaagcatTCTCAAAAGAAGGTCTTGGCCAACAACCTAAGACG GATCCAAAGGAAAAAGCTAAATCAGAGACGAGAGATTGGTTGAATAACGTG GTCAGTGAGCTGGAAAatcaaattgataattttgaagCTGAAATAGAAGGACTTACGGTTAAGAAAGGGAAGACAAGGCCAGCGAGACTG acgCATCTGGAGGAATCCATCACTCGGCATAAGGCTCATATTATGAAGCTGGAATTAATTCTAAGGCTCTTGGATAATGATGAATTGAGTCCAGAGGAAGTCAATGACGTGAAGGATTTCTTGGATGACTATGTTGAAAGAAATCAG GAAGACTTTGACGAGTTTAGTGATGTTGATGAGCTTTACAGTTCCTTACCTCTAGACAAGGTGGAGTCTCTTGAAGATCTAGTTACAGGTCCTCCTAGTCTTGTTAAG GGAGTTACTGCTTCCAGTGCAGTCATAACTATGAAAACTTCTCTGGCTGCAACACCTGTTCAAACTTCA GCAACAACCCCAGCTACCATCCAACAGGTTACTTCCACCCTCGACCAGCTTGATGATACAGTTTTTCAGGATGATGCAGTTGCTAGAACCTCACCTTCTAAAGGTAGTGACCTCAGCTCTCCTGCACCACAAACACCACCGGCAGGTCTTGCAACTCCTGGCATCACAA GTGTTGTCAGTGTGTCATCTCCTGTGGCTGTGCCAAGTGCTACAAAAGAAGAGGATATTACGAATTTCCCTGGTCGTAGATCATCTCCAGCACTTGCTGAAACTGGATTAAGGGCTCTTGGCAGAGGTGGGTTGCCTGGTCAACCAGCTTCTAACATCCTTCCTAGTTCTGGCAACACAATTTCCAGCAATGGAGCCCTTGGTGCCGTTCCCTTGTTATCTGAAATGGGGAAAAGAAATATCTTGGGGTCTGATGATCGACCTGGGAGTAGTGACATGGTGCAGGCTCTTGCATCTCCTTTAAGTAATCGCGCAGTTATGCCCCAAACTGCAAAATCAAGTGATGGGCTTGGATCATCTGATCCCGGAAGTGTTAATGATTCTGCAGTTGGGGGCAGCAGAGTTTTCAGTTCTCCTGTTGTTCCTGGTATGCAATGGCGACCCGGAAATTCCTTCCAAAACCAGAACGAACCA GGCCAGTTTCGTGGAAGAACTGAGATTGCACCTGATCAAAGGGAGAAGTATATACAACGATTTCAGCAGGTGCAGCTGCATGGCCAGAATAATCTTCTGGGCATGCCTTCTATTTCTGGAGGAAAGCAGTACTCTGCACAACAGCAAAACATTCTCTTACAACAG TTCAATGCTCAAAGCTCATCCATCACACCTCAACTAGGGTTGGGGGCTGGGGTCCAGGCTTCAGGTATTAACAGTGTAACAACATCTGCTTCACTGCAGCCACAGCCAAGTGCAATCCACCAACCTGCTAATCAGCAGACAATCATATCTTCAACACCTAAGGATGCAG AAAATGTCCTTAACAAAGCTGAGGAAATGCAGCAGCAACAGTCCCTCGCGGAAGATTCTTCTGCAGATTCTGCTGTCAACTCTGGGCTAGGAAAAACTCTTGTTGCAGAGGATGAACTGAAATCTTACGCTTTAGATGCTTCA GCTGCAGTTGCCTCTGGTTCTATTGCTGAGCCTTCTCAAGTAATACGGGAGATAGATCTATCTCCAGGACAGCCTTTACAATCAGCTTCATCTTCTGGAAGTCTCGGTGTTATTGGTCGAAGAAGTGTGTCTGACCTTGGTATTATTGGGGATAATATTAGCGCATCAACTCCAAATTCTGGGGGAATGCATGATCAGTCGTATAATTTGCAGATGCTTGAGGCTGCTTATTATAGACTTCCTCAGCCCAAGGATTCAGAACGTGCTAAGACCTATACTCCA AGACATCCTGCCGCAACTCCCCCGAGCTATCCTCAAGTACAAGCCCCTATTGTTAATAATCCTGCCTTTTGGGAACGTCTTGGTGCAGATACTTATGGCACTGATACCCtgttcttttcattttactacCAGCAG AATACCTATCAGCAATACTTGGCTGCTAGGGAACTAAAAAAACAATCTTGGAGATACCACAGAAAATACAACACATGGTTCCAACGGCATGAGGAGCCAAAAGTTGCTACAGATGATTTTGAACAGGGGACATATGTGTATTTTGACTTCCATATTGCCAGTGATGAACAACATGGATG GTGTCAAAGAATTAAGACGGAGTTCACTTTCGAGTACAGTTATCTAGAGgatgatttaataatatag
- the LOC125213727 gene encoding general negative regulator of transcription subunit 3-like isoform X1 encodes MGASRKLQGEIDRVLKKVQEGVDVFDSIWNKVYDTDNANQKEKFEADLKKEIKKLQRYRDQIKTWIQSSEIKDKKVSASYEQALMDARKQIEREMERFKICEKETKTKAFSKEGLGQQPKTDPKEKAKSETRDWLNNVVSELENQIDNFEAEIEGLTVKKGKTRPARLTHLEESITRHKAHIMKLELILRLLDNDELSPEEVNDVKDFLDDYVERNQEDFDEFSDVDELYSSLPLDKVESLEDLVTGPPSLVKGVTASSAVITMKTSLAATPVQTSATTPATIQQVTSTLDQLDDTVFQDDAVARTSPSKGSDLSSPAPQTPPAGLATPGITSVVSVSSPVAVPSATKEEDITNFPGRRSSPALAETGLRALGRGGLPGQPASNILPSSGNTISSNGALGAVPLLSEMGKRNILGSDDRPGSSDMVQALASPLSNRAVMPQTAKSSDGLGSSDPGSVNDSAVGGSRVFSSPVVPGMQWRPGNSFQNQNEPGQFRGRTEIAPDQREKYIQRFQQVQLHGQNNLLGMPSISGGKQYSAQQQNILLQQFNAQSSSITPQLGLGAGVQASGINSVTTSASLQPQPSAIHQPANQQTIISSTPKDAENVLNKAEEMQQQQSLAEDSSADSAVNSGLGKTLVAEDELKSYALDASQAAVASGSIAEPSQVIREIDLSPGQPLQSASSSGSLGVIGRRSVSDLGIIGDNISASTPNSGGMHDQSYNLQMLEAAYYRLPQPKDSERAKTYTPRHPAATPPSYPQVQAPIVNNPAFWERLGADTYGTDTLFFSFYYQQNTYQQYLAARELKKQSWRYHRKYNTWFQRHEEPKVATDDFEQGTYVYFDFHIASDEQHGWCQRIKTEFTFEYSYLEDDLII; translated from the exons GTTAGTGCCTCTTATGAGCAGGCTCTGATGGATGCTCGAAAGCAAATTGAGCGTGAAATGGAACGATTTAAGATAtgtgaaaaagaaacaaaaacaaaagcatTCTCAAAAGAAGGTCTTGGCCAACAACCTAAGACG GATCCAAAGGAAAAAGCTAAATCAGAGACGAGAGATTGGTTGAATAACGTG GTCAGTGAGCTGGAAAatcaaattgataattttgaagCTGAAATAGAAGGACTTACGGTTAAGAAAGGGAAGACAAGGCCAGCGAGACTG acgCATCTGGAGGAATCCATCACTCGGCATAAGGCTCATATTATGAAGCTGGAATTAATTCTAAGGCTCTTGGATAATGATGAATTGAGTCCAGAGGAAGTCAATGACGTGAAGGATTTCTTGGATGACTATGTTGAAAGAAATCAG GAAGACTTTGACGAGTTTAGTGATGTTGATGAGCTTTACAGTTCCTTACCTCTAGACAAGGTGGAGTCTCTTGAAGATCTAGTTACAGGTCCTCCTAGTCTTGTTAAG GGAGTTACTGCTTCCAGTGCAGTCATAACTATGAAAACTTCTCTGGCTGCAACACCTGTTCAAACTTCA GCAACAACCCCAGCTACCATCCAACAGGTTACTTCCACCCTCGACCAGCTTGATGATACAGTTTTTCAGGATGATGCAGTTGCTAGAACCTCACCTTCTAAAGGTAGTGACCTCAGCTCTCCTGCACCACAAACACCACCGGCAGGTCTTGCAACTCCTGGCATCACAA GTGTTGTCAGTGTGTCATCTCCTGTGGCTGTGCCAAGTGCTACAAAAGAAGAGGATATTACGAATTTCCCTGGTCGTAGATCATCTCCAGCACTTGCTGAAACTGGATTAAGGGCTCTTGGCAGAGGTGGGTTGCCTGGTCAACCAGCTTCTAACATCCTTCCTAGTTCTGGCAACACAATTTCCAGCAATGGAGCCCTTGGTGCCGTTCCCTTGTTATCTGAAATGGGGAAAAGAAATATCTTGGGGTCTGATGATCGACCTGGGAGTAGTGACATGGTGCAGGCTCTTGCATCTCCTTTAAGTAATCGCGCAGTTATGCCCCAAACTGCAAAATCAAGTGATGGGCTTGGATCATCTGATCCCGGAAGTGTTAATGATTCTGCAGTTGGGGGCAGCAGAGTTTTCAGTTCTCCTGTTGTTCCTGGTATGCAATGGCGACCCGGAAATTCCTTCCAAAACCAGAACGAACCA GGCCAGTTTCGTGGAAGAACTGAGATTGCACCTGATCAAAGGGAGAAGTATATACAACGATTTCAGCAGGTGCAGCTGCATGGCCAGAATAATCTTCTGGGCATGCCTTCTATTTCTGGAGGAAAGCAGTACTCTGCACAACAGCAAAACATTCTCTTACAACAG TTCAATGCTCAAAGCTCATCCATCACACCTCAACTAGGGTTGGGGGCTGGGGTCCAGGCTTCAGGTATTAACAGTGTAACAACATCTGCTTCACTGCAGCCACAGCCAAGTGCAATCCACCAACCTGCTAATCAGCAGACAATCATATCTTCAACACCTAAGGATGCAG AAAATGTCCTTAACAAAGCTGAGGAAATGCAGCAGCAACAGTCCCTCGCGGAAGATTCTTCTGCAGATTCTGCTGTCAACTCTGGGCTAGGAAAAACTCTTGTTGCAGAGGATGAACTGAAATCTTACGCTTTAGATGCTTCA CAGGCTGCAGTTGCCTCTGGTTCTATTGCTGAGCCTTCTCAAGTAATACGGGAGATAGATCTATCTCCAGGACAGCCTTTACAATCAGCTTCATCTTCTGGAAGTCTCGGTGTTATTGGTCGAAGAAGTGTGTCTGACCTTGGTATTATTGGGGATAATATTAGCGCATCAACTCCAAATTCTGGGGGAATGCATGATCAGTCGTATAATTTGCAGATGCTTGAGGCTGCTTATTATAGACTTCCTCAGCCCAAGGATTCAGAACGTGCTAAGACCTATACTCCA AGACATCCTGCCGCAACTCCCCCGAGCTATCCTCAAGTACAAGCCCCTATTGTTAATAATCCTGCCTTTTGGGAACGTCTTGGTGCAGATACTTATGGCACTGATACCCtgttcttttcattttactacCAGCAG AATACCTATCAGCAATACTTGGCTGCTAGGGAACTAAAAAAACAATCTTGGAGATACCACAGAAAATACAACACATGGTTCCAACGGCATGAGGAGCCAAAAGTTGCTACAGATGATTTTGAACAGGGGACATATGTGTATTTTGACTTCCATATTGCCAGTGATGAACAACATGGATG GTGTCAAAGAATTAAGACGGAGTTCACTTTCGAGTACAGTTATCTAGAGgatgatttaataatatag
- the LOC125213727 gene encoding general negative regulator of transcription subunit 3-like isoform X4: MGASRKLQGEIDRVLKKVQEGVDVFDSIWNKVYDTDNANQKEKFEADLKKEIKKLQRYRDQIKTWIQSSEIKDKKVSASYEQALMDARKQIEREMERFKICEKETKTKAFSKEGLGQQPKTDPKEKAKSETRDWLNNVVSELENQIDNFEAEIEGLTVKKGKTRPARLTHLEESITRHKAHIMKLELILRLLDNDELSPEEVNDVKDFLDDYVERNQEDFDEFSDVDELYSSLPLDKVESLEDLVTGPPSLVKATTPATIQQVTSTLDQLDDTVFQDDAVARTSPSKGSDLSSPAPQTPPAGLATPGITSVVSVSSPVAVPSATKEEDITNFPGRRSSPALAETGLRALGRGGLPGQPASNILPSSGNTISSNGALGAVPLLSEMGKRNILGSDDRPGSSDMVQALASPLSNRAVMPQTAKSSDGLGSSDPGSVNDSAVGGSRVFSSPVVPGMQWRPGNSFQNQNEPGQFRGRTEIAPDQREKYIQRFQQVQLHGQNNLLGMPSISGGKQYSAQQQNILLQQFNAQSSSITPQLGLGAGVQASGINSVTTSASLQPQPSAIHQPANQQTIISSTPKDAENVLNKAEEMQQQQSLAEDSSADSAVNSGLGKTLVAEDELKSYALDASQAAVASGSIAEPSQVIREIDLSPGQPLQSASSSGSLGVIGRRSVSDLGIIGDNISASTPNSGGMHDQSYNLQMLEAAYYRLPQPKDSERAKTYTPRHPAATPPSYPQVQAPIVNNPAFWERLGADTYGTDTLFFSFYYQQNTYQQYLAARELKKQSWRYHRKYNTWFQRHEEPKVATDDFEQGTYVYFDFHIASDEQHGWCQRIKTEFTFEYSYLEDDLII; encoded by the exons GTTAGTGCCTCTTATGAGCAGGCTCTGATGGATGCTCGAAAGCAAATTGAGCGTGAAATGGAACGATTTAAGATAtgtgaaaaagaaacaaaaacaaaagcatTCTCAAAAGAAGGTCTTGGCCAACAACCTAAGACG GATCCAAAGGAAAAAGCTAAATCAGAGACGAGAGATTGGTTGAATAACGTG GTCAGTGAGCTGGAAAatcaaattgataattttgaagCTGAAATAGAAGGACTTACGGTTAAGAAAGGGAAGACAAGGCCAGCGAGACTG acgCATCTGGAGGAATCCATCACTCGGCATAAGGCTCATATTATGAAGCTGGAATTAATTCTAAGGCTCTTGGATAATGATGAATTGAGTCCAGAGGAAGTCAATGACGTGAAGGATTTCTTGGATGACTATGTTGAAAGAAATCAG GAAGACTTTGACGAGTTTAGTGATGTTGATGAGCTTTACAGTTCCTTACCTCTAGACAAGGTGGAGTCTCTTGAAGATCTAGTTACAGGTCCTCCTAGTCTTGTTAAG GCAACAACCCCAGCTACCATCCAACAGGTTACTTCCACCCTCGACCAGCTTGATGATACAGTTTTTCAGGATGATGCAGTTGCTAGAACCTCACCTTCTAAAGGTAGTGACCTCAGCTCTCCTGCACCACAAACACCACCGGCAGGTCTTGCAACTCCTGGCATCACAA GTGTTGTCAGTGTGTCATCTCCTGTGGCTGTGCCAAGTGCTACAAAAGAAGAGGATATTACGAATTTCCCTGGTCGTAGATCATCTCCAGCACTTGCTGAAACTGGATTAAGGGCTCTTGGCAGAGGTGGGTTGCCTGGTCAACCAGCTTCTAACATCCTTCCTAGTTCTGGCAACACAATTTCCAGCAATGGAGCCCTTGGTGCCGTTCCCTTGTTATCTGAAATGGGGAAAAGAAATATCTTGGGGTCTGATGATCGACCTGGGAGTAGTGACATGGTGCAGGCTCTTGCATCTCCTTTAAGTAATCGCGCAGTTATGCCCCAAACTGCAAAATCAAGTGATGGGCTTGGATCATCTGATCCCGGAAGTGTTAATGATTCTGCAGTTGGGGGCAGCAGAGTTTTCAGTTCTCCTGTTGTTCCTGGTATGCAATGGCGACCCGGAAATTCCTTCCAAAACCAGAACGAACCA GGCCAGTTTCGTGGAAGAACTGAGATTGCACCTGATCAAAGGGAGAAGTATATACAACGATTTCAGCAGGTGCAGCTGCATGGCCAGAATAATCTTCTGGGCATGCCTTCTATTTCTGGAGGAAAGCAGTACTCTGCACAACAGCAAAACATTCTCTTACAACAG TTCAATGCTCAAAGCTCATCCATCACACCTCAACTAGGGTTGGGGGCTGGGGTCCAGGCTTCAGGTATTAACAGTGTAACAACATCTGCTTCACTGCAGCCACAGCCAAGTGCAATCCACCAACCTGCTAATCAGCAGACAATCATATCTTCAACACCTAAGGATGCAG AAAATGTCCTTAACAAAGCTGAGGAAATGCAGCAGCAACAGTCCCTCGCGGAAGATTCTTCTGCAGATTCTGCTGTCAACTCTGGGCTAGGAAAAACTCTTGTTGCAGAGGATGAACTGAAATCTTACGCTTTAGATGCTTCA CAGGCTGCAGTTGCCTCTGGTTCTATTGCTGAGCCTTCTCAAGTAATACGGGAGATAGATCTATCTCCAGGACAGCCTTTACAATCAGCTTCATCTTCTGGAAGTCTCGGTGTTATTGGTCGAAGAAGTGTGTCTGACCTTGGTATTATTGGGGATAATATTAGCGCATCAACTCCAAATTCTGGGGGAATGCATGATCAGTCGTATAATTTGCAGATGCTTGAGGCTGCTTATTATAGACTTCCTCAGCCCAAGGATTCAGAACGTGCTAAGACCTATACTCCA AGACATCCTGCCGCAACTCCCCCGAGCTATCCTCAAGTACAAGCCCCTATTGTTAATAATCCTGCCTTTTGGGAACGTCTTGGTGCAGATACTTATGGCACTGATACCCtgttcttttcattttactacCAGCAG AATACCTATCAGCAATACTTGGCTGCTAGGGAACTAAAAAAACAATCTTGGAGATACCACAGAAAATACAACACATGGTTCCAACGGCATGAGGAGCCAAAAGTTGCTACAGATGATTTTGAACAGGGGACATATGTGTATTTTGACTTCCATATTGCCAGTGATGAACAACATGGATG GTGTCAAAGAATTAAGACGGAGTTCACTTTCGAGTACAGTTATCTAGAGgatgatttaataatatag
- the LOC125213727 gene encoding general negative regulator of transcription subunit 3-like isoform X3, producing MGASRKLQGEIDRVLKKVQEGVDVFDSIWNKVYDTDNANQKEKFEADLKKEIKKLQRYRDQIKTWIQSSEIKDKKALMDARKQIEREMERFKICEKETKTKAFSKEGLGQQPKTDPKEKAKSETRDWLNNVVSELENQIDNFEAEIEGLTVKKGKTRPARLTHLEESITRHKAHIMKLELILRLLDNDELSPEEVNDVKDFLDDYVERNQEDFDEFSDVDELYSSLPLDKVESLEDLVTGPPSLVKGVTASSAVITMKTSLAATPVQTSATTPATIQQVTSTLDQLDDTVFQDDAVARTSPSKGSDLSSPAPQTPPAGLATPGITSVVSVSSPVAVPSATKEEDITNFPGRRSSPALAETGLRALGRGGLPGQPASNILPSSGNTISSNGALGAVPLLSEMGKRNILGSDDRPGSSDMVQALASPLSNRAVMPQTAKSSDGLGSSDPGSVNDSAVGGSRVFSSPVVPGMQWRPGNSFQNQNEPGQFRGRTEIAPDQREKYIQRFQQVQLHGQNNLLGMPSISGGKQYSAQQQNILLQQFNAQSSSITPQLGLGAGVQASGINSVTTSASLQPQPSAIHQPANQQTIISSTPKDAENVLNKAEEMQQQQSLAEDSSADSAVNSGLGKTLVAEDELKSYALDASQAAVASGSIAEPSQVIREIDLSPGQPLQSASSSGSLGVIGRRSVSDLGIIGDNISASTPNSGGMHDQSYNLQMLEAAYYRLPQPKDSERAKTYTPRHPAATPPSYPQVQAPIVNNPAFWERLGADTYGTDTLFFSFYYQQNTYQQYLAARELKKQSWRYHRKYNTWFQRHEEPKVATDDFEQGTYVYFDFHIASDEQHGWCQRIKTEFTFEYSYLEDDLII from the exons GCTCTGATGGATGCTCGAAAGCAAATTGAGCGTGAAATGGAACGATTTAAGATAtgtgaaaaagaaacaaaaacaaaagcatTCTCAAAAGAAGGTCTTGGCCAACAACCTAAGACG GATCCAAAGGAAAAAGCTAAATCAGAGACGAGAGATTGGTTGAATAACGTG GTCAGTGAGCTGGAAAatcaaattgataattttgaagCTGAAATAGAAGGACTTACGGTTAAGAAAGGGAAGACAAGGCCAGCGAGACTG acgCATCTGGAGGAATCCATCACTCGGCATAAGGCTCATATTATGAAGCTGGAATTAATTCTAAGGCTCTTGGATAATGATGAATTGAGTCCAGAGGAAGTCAATGACGTGAAGGATTTCTTGGATGACTATGTTGAAAGAAATCAG GAAGACTTTGACGAGTTTAGTGATGTTGATGAGCTTTACAGTTCCTTACCTCTAGACAAGGTGGAGTCTCTTGAAGATCTAGTTACAGGTCCTCCTAGTCTTGTTAAG GGAGTTACTGCTTCCAGTGCAGTCATAACTATGAAAACTTCTCTGGCTGCAACACCTGTTCAAACTTCA GCAACAACCCCAGCTACCATCCAACAGGTTACTTCCACCCTCGACCAGCTTGATGATACAGTTTTTCAGGATGATGCAGTTGCTAGAACCTCACCTTCTAAAGGTAGTGACCTCAGCTCTCCTGCACCACAAACACCACCGGCAGGTCTTGCAACTCCTGGCATCACAA GTGTTGTCAGTGTGTCATCTCCTGTGGCTGTGCCAAGTGCTACAAAAGAAGAGGATATTACGAATTTCCCTGGTCGTAGATCATCTCCAGCACTTGCTGAAACTGGATTAAGGGCTCTTGGCAGAGGTGGGTTGCCTGGTCAACCAGCTTCTAACATCCTTCCTAGTTCTGGCAACACAATTTCCAGCAATGGAGCCCTTGGTGCCGTTCCCTTGTTATCTGAAATGGGGAAAAGAAATATCTTGGGGTCTGATGATCGACCTGGGAGTAGTGACATGGTGCAGGCTCTTGCATCTCCTTTAAGTAATCGCGCAGTTATGCCCCAAACTGCAAAATCAAGTGATGGGCTTGGATCATCTGATCCCGGAAGTGTTAATGATTCTGCAGTTGGGGGCAGCAGAGTTTTCAGTTCTCCTGTTGTTCCTGGTATGCAATGGCGACCCGGAAATTCCTTCCAAAACCAGAACGAACCA GGCCAGTTTCGTGGAAGAACTGAGATTGCACCTGATCAAAGGGAGAAGTATATACAACGATTTCAGCAGGTGCAGCTGCATGGCCAGAATAATCTTCTGGGCATGCCTTCTATTTCTGGAGGAAAGCAGTACTCTGCACAACAGCAAAACATTCTCTTACAACAG TTCAATGCTCAAAGCTCATCCATCACACCTCAACTAGGGTTGGGGGCTGGGGTCCAGGCTTCAGGTATTAACAGTGTAACAACATCTGCTTCACTGCAGCCACAGCCAAGTGCAATCCACCAACCTGCTAATCAGCAGACAATCATATCTTCAACACCTAAGGATGCAG AAAATGTCCTTAACAAAGCTGAGGAAATGCAGCAGCAACAGTCCCTCGCGGAAGATTCTTCTGCAGATTCTGCTGTCAACTCTGGGCTAGGAAAAACTCTTGTTGCAGAGGATGAACTGAAATCTTACGCTTTAGATGCTTCA CAGGCTGCAGTTGCCTCTGGTTCTATTGCTGAGCCTTCTCAAGTAATACGGGAGATAGATCTATCTCCAGGACAGCCTTTACAATCAGCTTCATCTTCTGGAAGTCTCGGTGTTATTGGTCGAAGAAGTGTGTCTGACCTTGGTATTATTGGGGATAATATTAGCGCATCAACTCCAAATTCTGGGGGAATGCATGATCAGTCGTATAATTTGCAGATGCTTGAGGCTGCTTATTATAGACTTCCTCAGCCCAAGGATTCAGAACGTGCTAAGACCTATACTCCA AGACATCCTGCCGCAACTCCCCCGAGCTATCCTCAAGTACAAGCCCCTATTGTTAATAATCCTGCCTTTTGGGAACGTCTTGGTGCAGATACTTATGGCACTGATACCCtgttcttttcattttactacCAGCAG AATACCTATCAGCAATACTTGGCTGCTAGGGAACTAAAAAAACAATCTTGGAGATACCACAGAAAATACAACACATGGTTCCAACGGCATGAGGAGCCAAAAGTTGCTACAGATGATTTTGAACAGGGGACATATGTGTATTTTGACTTCCATATTGCCAGTGATGAACAACATGGATG GTGTCAAAGAATTAAGACGGAGTTCACTTTCGAGTACAGTTATCTAGAGgatgatttaataatatag